Proteins encoded together in one Acidobacteriota bacterium window:
- a CDS encoding phenylacetate--CoA ligase family protein, which yields MEDWSFPPNYNPDYLPDPTSKYWFPRRETMPPEERNALILERLQRVTQYAYDRSSFYRRHWDRAGFHPDHLGSLEDFEEKVPVITKKDLRESQARFPSFGDYLCIPEEEIHHIHGTSGTTGQPTAFAVGRGDWATIGNAHARIMWGMGLRPGDTIFIASLFSLYMGSWGALIGSERLRARSFPFGAGAPGMTARAVGWLRQFKPTAFYSTPSYALHLAETARSQGVDPAELGLRIMFFSGEPGASVPGVRDRIQQAFGARVIDSGSMAEVTPWMSCAGTAETDGMLLWQDLVYTEVCDPATFRRVPFGQRGTPVYTHLERTSQPMIRLLSGDLALWEEGPGPCGRTYPRLPNGIFGRIDDAFTIRGENVYPNEIDAALNSMADYGGEHRIVISRERTMDELLVQVEPTRAVMGSGQEALRAFRDETAGLLRRMLGIRVRVVALPPDSLPRTDFKARRVVDDRDVFRELNRKLEKER from the coding sequence ATCGAGGACTGGTCGTTCCCACCGAACTACAACCCGGATTACCTGCCTGATCCCACCAGCAAGTACTGGTTCCCCCGGCGCGAGACCATGCCGCCGGAAGAGCGCAACGCGCTGATCCTGGAACGGCTGCAACGGGTCACGCAATACGCCTATGACCGTTCCTCCTTCTATCGCAGACATTGGGACAGGGCCGGTTTCCATCCCGATCACCTCGGGAGCCTGGAGGACTTCGAGGAGAAGGTCCCGGTTATCACCAAGAAGGACTTGAGGGAGTCCCAGGCCAGGTTCCCCAGTTTCGGCGACTACCTCTGCATTCCCGAAGAGGAGATCCACCACATCCACGGCACCTCCGGGACCACGGGGCAGCCCACCGCCTTCGCCGTCGGCAGAGGCGACTGGGCGACCATCGGCAACGCCCACGCCCGGATCATGTGGGGTATGGGACTGCGGCCGGGAGACACCATCTTCATCGCCTCCCTCTTCAGTCTCTATATGGGATCCTGGGGAGCCCTGATCGGCTCCGAACGGTTGCGGGCCAGGTCCTTTCCCTTCGGAGCCGGCGCGCCCGGGATGACGGCGCGTGCGGTGGGGTGGCTGCGGCAGTTCAAGCCCACGGCCTTCTATTCCACGCCCTCCTATGCCCTCCACCTGGCGGAGACGGCCAGGAGCCAGGGAGTCGACCCCGCTGAACTGGGGCTCAGGATCATGTTTTTCTCGGGGGAGCCGGGGGCGTCGGTGCCTGGCGTGCGGGACCGGATTCAGCAGGCCTTTGGAGCCCGGGTGATCGACTCCGGATCCATGGCCGAAGTGACCCCCTGGATGAGCTGCGCCGGCACGGCCGAGACCGACGGCATGCTGCTTTGGCAGGACCTGGTCTACACTGAAGTGTGCGATCCGGCTACCTTCCGGCGGGTCCCCTTCGGTCAACGCGGCACGCCCGTCTATACCCATCTGGAGAGGACCTCGCAGCCCATGATTCGATTGCTCTCGGGGGACCTGGCCCTGTGGGAGGAGGGGCCCGGTCCCTGCGGGCGCACCTATCCGCGCTTGCCCAACGGAATCTTTGGCCGCATCGACGACGCCTTCACCATTCGAGGCGAGAACGTCTATCCCAACGAAATCGATGCGGCGCTCAATTCGATGGCCGACTACGGGGGAGAGCACCGCATCGTGATTTCCCGAGAGCGGACCATGGATGAGCTGTTGGTCCAGGTGGAGCCCACCCGGGCGGTCATGGGGTCCGGTCAAGAGGCCCTGAGGGCTTTCCGGGACGAGACGGCCGGCCTGCTGCGGCGGATGTTGGGGATTCGGGTTCGGGTGGTAGCGCTGCCCCCCGACTCCTTGCCCAGGACCGATTTCAAGGCGAGGCGGGTGGTGGATGATCGCGACGTGTTTCGCGAGCTCAACCGGAAACTGGAGAAGGAGCGTTAA
- a CDS encoding cobalamin B12-binding domain-containing protein, translated as MEGPNTQPIRVMIAKVGLDGHDRGVKIVARCLRDAGMDVIYTGLHRTPEEVALAAVQEDVDILGISILSGAQMTVFPRVLELLRGQHGSDIAVVGGGVMPDEDVAELKRLGVSEILLQDTPPQAIVESMRRLVQERGPR; from the coding sequence ATGGAAGGACCGAACACCCAACCAATTCGCGTGATGATCGCCAAGGTCGGATTGGACGGTCATGACCGGGGGGTCAAGATCGTGGCCCGCTGCCTGCGCGACGCCGGCATGGACGTCATTTACACCGGGCTCCACCGTACTCCCGAGGAAGTGGCTCTGGCCGCCGTCCAGGAGGACGTCGACATCCTGGGCATCAGCATCCTTTCCGGAGCTCAAATGACAGTGTTTCCCCGGGTTTTGGAGCTGCTTCGCGGGCAGCACGGCAGCGACATCGCCGTCGTGGGCGGCGGGGTGATGCCCGACGAAGACGTGGCGGAGCTCAAACGGTTGGGTGTGAGCGAGATCCTTCTCCAGGACACGCCGCCGCAGGCAATCGTCGAGTCCATGCGGCGCCTGGTTCAGGAGCGAGGCCCGCGGTGA
- a CDS encoding starvation-sensing protein RspA: MKRRQLLQAGSLGALAAGMGSLGPSVTGASLLAAQQKRSGLPPIKITDVKCILTAPAGRRLAVVKVSTSEPELYGLGCATFTQRIRTVQTAVDVYLKQFLVGKSPWDIEDIWQSSFVSSYWRNGPVLNNALGGVDAALWDILGKWTGLPVYQLLGGKSRQAVDTYRSAGGRTFEELVDSFQQLREQGYRHIRCEPVVPEASPPLGPENAARPANQRTRIWEAAPFARALPRFFGKLRERFGEQVELLTDVHELLPPIVAIQLAKELEPVRMFFLEDPLSPEDVGYFKHLRQQSSTPIAMGELFNNPNEWLDIISQRLIDFIRVHISQIGGVSMAFKLSHLCEFFRVRTAWHGPGDTSPVGHAANIHLGLVVNNFGIQEFHGLTQSERDVFPGSPQERNGYVYINEAPGFGVDLDEKLAARFPIRDDPSFDLHWGNLRRKDGSIVKP; this comes from the coding sequence ATGAAACGCCGCCAACTGTTGCAAGCCGGATCCCTGGGCGCGCTGGCCGCCGGAATGGGTTCCCTTGGGCCGTCTGTCACCGGAGCCTCCCTGCTGGCGGCTCAACAGAAGCGTTCCGGACTCCCGCCCATCAAGATCACCGATGTCAAGTGCATCCTCACGGCGCCCGCCGGACGCCGACTGGCCGTGGTCAAGGTCTCGACCAGCGAACCCGAGTTGTACGGCCTGGGCTGTGCCACCTTCACTCAGCGGATTCGCACCGTGCAGACAGCCGTGGATGTCTACCTGAAGCAGTTTCTGGTGGGCAAGAGCCCCTGGGATATCGAGGACATCTGGCAGTCCTCTTTCGTCAGCTCCTACTGGCGCAACGGACCGGTCCTGAACAACGCCCTCGGCGGGGTCGACGCAGCCCTGTGGGACATCCTGGGAAAATGGACCGGCCTGCCCGTCTACCAGTTGCTGGGAGGCAAGAGCCGCCAGGCCGTGGACACCTACAGGTCGGCCGGCGGCCGGACCTTCGAAGAGCTGGTCGATTCGTTCCAGCAGTTGCGGGAGCAGGGCTATCGGCACATTCGCTGCGAGCCGGTGGTGCCGGAAGCCTCTCCTCCCCTCGGTCCGGAAAACGCGGCCCGACCCGCCAACCAGCGCACACGCATCTGGGAGGCGGCCCCCTTCGCCCGGGCGCTTCCCCGGTTCTTCGGGAAGCTGCGGGAGCGGTTCGGCGAACAGGTAGAACTGTTGACCGATGTCCACGAGCTGCTGCCTCCCATTGTGGCCATCCAGTTGGCCAAGGAACTGGAACCGGTCCGGATGTTTTTCCTGGAAGATCCGCTCTCCCCGGAAGACGTCGGATACTTCAAGCACCTGCGCCAGCAGAGCAGCACGCCCATCGCCATGGGCGAGCTGTTCAATAACCCCAACGAATGGCTGGACATCATCAGCCAGCGGCTGATCGACTTCATCCGGGTCCACATCTCCCAGATCGGCGGCGTCAGCATGGCCTTCAAGCTTTCCCATCTGTGCGAGTTCTTCCGGGTTCGCACGGCCTGGCACGGCCCCGGCGACACCTCGCCGGTGGGGCACGCCGCCAATATTCATCTGGGTCTGGTCGTCAACAACTTCGGCATCCAGGAGTTTCACGGCCTCACCCAGTCGGAGCGAGACGTCTTCCCCGGAAGCCCGCAGGAGAGGAACGGCTACGTCTACATCAATGAAGCGCCCGGGTTCGGGGTAGACCTGGACGAGAAGCTGGCGGCCCGCTTCCCGATCAGGGACGATCCCAGCTTCGACCTGCACTGGGGCAACCTGCGGCGCAAGGACGGAAGTATCGTAAAACCCTGA
- a CDS encoding sugar phosphate isomerase/epimerase, whose product MRTISRRTFARNMAVLAGAGLLPFQAGCRRRAASSLIAGVQIGVQSYSFRDRPFEDAINAMVEVGIDSCELWQGHIEPRGLEPADLRRWRLETPLSFFEDKGRKLEQAGIRLNSYNYSFRKSMSPEEVDRGFLMARALGTDVITASARPSLASLIDSFAGKHRIRVGMHNHAHGDKEDVFDGPQDFAAAMEGNSPYICVNLDIGHFVAAGFDPVDYIDRHHQRIVALHLKDRKKGLGPRSPVLKFGTGDTPIREVLQQLKAGKYPIPANIEHEIKGQPALEGVRESLEYCRQALA is encoded by the coding sequence ATGAGAACGATTTCGAGGCGTACCTTTGCCAGGAACATGGCTGTGCTGGCCGGGGCGGGGTTGTTGCCGTTCCAGGCAGGCTGTCGGAGGAGAGCAGCCAGTTCCCTGATTGCGGGCGTTCAGATCGGGGTTCAGAGCTACAGCTTTCGGGATCGGCCCTTCGAGGATGCCATCAATGCCATGGTCGAGGTGGGTATCGACAGCTGTGAGCTCTGGCAGGGACACATCGAGCCCAGGGGGCTGGAACCCGCCGACCTCCGCCGGTGGCGGCTGGAGACCCCGCTCAGCTTCTTCGAGGACAAGGGCCGCAAGCTGGAGCAGGCCGGCATCCGGCTCAACTCCTACAACTACAGCTTTCGGAAGAGCATGAGTCCCGAGGAAGTGGATCGGGGCTTTCTCATGGCCAGGGCCCTGGGCACCGATGTGATCACGGCTTCGGCGAGGCCCAGCCTGGCGTCCCTGATCGATTCCTTCGCCGGCAAGCACCGGATCAGGGTGGGGATGCACAACCACGCCCACGGAGACAAGGAGGATGTCTTCGACGGTCCGCAGGACTTTGCGGCGGCCATGGAGGGGAACTCTCCCTACATCTGCGTCAATCTGGACATCGGACACTTCGTGGCTGCCGGATTCGATCCGGTCGACTACATCGATCGGCACCACCAGCGGATTGTCGCCCTGCACCTCAAGGATCGCAAGAAGGGACTGGGCCCCCGATCGCCGGTGTTGAAGTTCGGGACCGGGGATACGCCCATCAGGGAGGTCCTGCAGCAACTGAAGGCGGGGAAGTACCCGATTCCAGCCAACATCGAGCACGAGATCAAGGGGCAACCCGCCCTGGAGGGAGTCAGGGAGTCCCTGGAGTACTGCAGGCAGGCACTGGCCTGA
- a CDS encoding AbrB/MazE/SpoVT family DNA-binding domain-containing protein, producing MPFVTVKPKFQVTIPAKLRRGIDLREGDIMEATLVGDGILFRPKEVVDRDAAADRIAAKLAAAQPSSRDLGRSEDEIMRDTIAEIANSRRERSHRGT from the coding sequence ATGCCGTTCGTAACCGTAAAGCCGAAGTTCCAAGTCACCATTCCAGCCAAGCTCCGAAGAGGGATTGATCTTCGTGAAGGCGACATCATGGAGGCGACCCTTGTCGGCGACGGCATTCTGTTTAGACCTAAAGAGGTGGTGGACCGGGATGCGGCCGCCGACCGCATTGCCGCCAAGTTAGCGGCGGCTCAGCCTTCGTCCAGGGATCTCGGGCGCTCCGAGGACGAGATTATGAGAGACACGATCGCCGAAATAGCCAATTCGCGCCGTGAACGCAGCCACCGCGGGACATGA
- a CDS encoding putative toxin-antitoxin system toxin component, PIN family — translation MRVVLDCNILVSAARIDGTCREVIDRAVRRHEIVLSEPILSEYKAVAGRHGQAPYRDAMEFVIRELERLAVFVEPANILFGLRDPDDEVYLATATAASAVLITGNTRDFTKTRYGSVEVWSPRVFLDRTT, via the coding sequence ATGAGGGTTGTCTTGGACTGCAACATTCTAGTGTCTGCGGCACGAATCGACGGCACTTGCCGTGAAGTCATCGATAGGGCGGTGCGACGGCACGAAATCGTCCTGTCCGAGCCCATCTTGTCCGAATACAAGGCTGTCGCTGGACGGCACGGCCAAGCACCGTATCGAGACGCCATGGAATTCGTCATCAGAGAGCTTGAACGGTTGGCCGTCTTCGTAGAGCCGGCGAACATCCTGTTCGGTCTCCGGGACCCTGACGATGAGGTGTATCTGGCGACTGCCACGGCTGCCAGCGCCGTACTGATCACCGGCAACACACGGGACTTTACAAAGACGCGATATGGGTCAGTCGAAGTCTGGTCCCCGCGCGTCTTTCTCGATCGGACGACATAG
- a CDS encoding acetamidase/formamidase family protein: MEHHFTPTRYYTTLGPHPPVLRVGDGDTLLTTTVDAWGVDHRREKVTPRSNPQTGPFYVEGAEPGDTLAVDLEEIRPNRAYGFCYSAVAPNVVDPDYVRQLPPALVAEWKVDAEVGTATLVGPESKLGQLAIPLEPMLGCFGVAAKGGQAISTATSAEHGGNMDYRGFVAGATVYFPVFEPGALFFLGDGHAVQGDGEIVGTGIEISMDVRVTLRVLKGKSIGWPRGENDEWIFTVGNARPLDQATQHATTEMLRWLQQDYGLDGLGANLLLSQCVRYELGNIFDPAYTMVCKLNKGLLSGR, encoded by the coding sequence ATGGAGCATCACTTCACTCCCACCCGATACTACACCACCCTGGGGCCGCATCCGCCGGTGTTGCGGGTGGGCGACGGCGATACCCTGCTGACCACGACGGTGGACGCATGGGGGGTCGACCACCGGCGCGAGAAGGTGACGCCCAGAAGCAACCCTCAGACCGGGCCCTTCTACGTGGAGGGGGCCGAGCCCGGCGACACCCTGGCGGTGGACCTGGAGGAGATCCGGCCCAACCGCGCCTACGGGTTTTGCTATTCGGCAGTCGCGCCCAACGTGGTGGATCCCGATTACGTGCGCCAGTTGCCCCCGGCTCTGGTGGCGGAGTGGAAGGTGGATGCCGAGGTGGGGACCGCCACCCTGGTCGGCCCGGAATCCAAGCTGGGGCAGTTGGCGATTCCGCTGGAGCCCATGCTGGGATGTTTCGGCGTGGCGGCCAAGGGCGGGCAGGCCATCTCCACCGCAACCTCGGCCGAGCACGGCGGCAACATGGACTATCGAGGGTTTGTGGCCGGTGCCACGGTTTATTTTCCGGTCTTCGAGCCGGGAGCCCTGTTTTTTCTGGGAGACGGACACGCCGTGCAGGGGGACGGCGAGATTGTGGGCACCGGGATCGAGATTTCCATGGATGTCCGCGTCACCCTGCGGGTTCTCAAGGGGAAGTCGATCGGGTGGCCGCGGGGGGAGAACGACGAGTGGATCTTCACCGTCGGGAACGCCCGGCCGCTGGATCAGGCCACCCAGCACGCCACCACAGAGATGCTCCGCTGGTTGCAGCAGGATTATGGCCTGGACGGGCTGGGCGCCAATCTGCTCTTGTCCCAGTGCGTCCGCTACGAGCTGGGGAACATCTTCGATCCGGCCTATACCATGGTCTGCAAGTTGAACAAGGGGTTGTTGAGTGGACGGTGA
- a CDS encoding acetylxylan esterase: MISGKKILLAGAGLLFLSGLASAQAMPGLPEMDQRATRIRHLHLPYTFQPFLNEEAWLRRAGDLRRQIQVSAGLWPPVEKSPLKARIFGRVSKGDYSIEKVFFESYPGFYVTGNLYRPLGKKGPFPGILTPHGHWAYGRLENQSLASMPGLAINLARQGHVVFAYDMLAYNDSRQVKDHRRPLDRSFSLWGIDWLGIQLWNSIRSVDFLQSLPDVDPDRIGCTGASGGGTQTFLLTAVDDRVKVSAPVNMISHYMQGGCICENQANLRLDTNNMEIGALMAPRPLLMVSASGDWTRETPRVEFPAVQSVYRLLGAGHKAQTMQSMADHNYNRESREAVYAWFGRWLLGETDASEFSEKRFRLGSPSEFLVFFGRDLPESAVTEEEMLASLKDSYRRQIDDLRPRDSEGLSRFRELMAPALQYALAVGYPDPGEVVAVPAPSSKPGASQEFYIGRAGRGDRVPAALWFPRGKRRNLTATLLVHAEGKAALEAPGASWVQPLLDRGHLVMAIDAFNTGAAKARRDMSDPFFTTYNRTDDSNRVQDILTAVAYLERRPDVAQVNLAGVGKGGLWSLLARALAPQLHRTLVDVSNFSSEEDGAYLEHLYVPVLRRAGDFKTAAMLAPATPLLIHNAGESFNTDWFRQAYELAGKTDLLEIESDELPREQILSWLTQSGP; this comes from the coding sequence ATGATCTCTGGCAAAAAGATCTTGCTGGCCGGTGCGGGTCTTCTGTTTCTGAGCGGACTCGCCAGTGCCCAAGCGATGCCCGGATTGCCGGAAATGGACCAGCGAGCCACCAGGATACGCCACCTTCACCTGCCTTATACCTTCCAGCCGTTTCTGAACGAAGAGGCATGGTTGCGACGGGCCGGGGATCTGCGGCGCCAGATACAGGTCAGCGCCGGGTTGTGGCCGCCGGTGGAGAAGAGTCCCCTGAAGGCGCGGATCTTTGGAAGGGTTTCCAAGGGGGACTACTCCATCGAGAAGGTCTTCTTTGAAAGCTATCCGGGGTTTTACGTTACCGGAAACCTCTACCGTCCACTGGGGAAGAAGGGGCCCTTCCCGGGAATCCTGACTCCCCATGGTCATTGGGCTTACGGGCGGCTGGAAAATCAGTCCCTGGCCTCGATGCCGGGCCTCGCAATCAACCTGGCCAGGCAAGGCCACGTGGTTTTTGCCTACGACATGTTGGCCTACAACGACAGCCGCCAGGTCAAGGATCACCGCCGTCCGCTGGACCGAAGCTTCAGCCTGTGGGGCATCGACTGGCTGGGGATTCAGCTCTGGAACAGCATCCGCTCGGTGGATTTTCTGCAGTCGCTGCCGGACGTGGACCCCGACCGGATTGGTTGCACCGGGGCTTCGGGCGGCGGGACCCAGACCTTTTTGCTGACCGCGGTCGACGATCGGGTCAAGGTCTCGGCGCCGGTCAACATGATTTCCCACTACATGCAGGGCGGCTGCATCTGCGAGAACCAGGCCAACCTCAGGCTCGACACCAACAACATGGAGATCGGGGCCCTGATGGCTCCCAGGCCGCTGTTGATGGTCTCGGCCTCGGGAGATTGGACTCGGGAAACTCCCCGGGTGGAATTTCCCGCCGTTCAGAGCGTCTATCGCCTGCTGGGCGCGGGCCACAAGGCGCAGACCATGCAGTCCATGGCCGATCACAACTACAACCGGGAAAGCCGGGAGGCCGTCTATGCCTGGTTCGGCCGCTGGCTGCTGGGGGAGACAGACGCCAGCGAGTTCAGCGAGAAGCGCTTTCGCCTGGGAAGTCCCTCGGAGTTCCTGGTCTTCTTCGGTCGTGACCTTCCCGAATCCGCGGTCACCGAGGAGGAGATGCTGGCCTCGCTGAAGGACAGCTACCGGCGGCAGATCGACGATCTCCGGCCGCGGGACTCCGAAGGCCTGTCCCGCTTCCGGGAGCTCATGGCCCCGGCGCTGCAGTACGCCCTGGCTGTCGGCTATCCGGATCCCGGCGAAGTGGTGGCTGTTCCCGCCCCCTCTTCCAAGCCGGGTGCGAGCCAGGAGTTTTACATCGGCCGGGCAGGTCGGGGGGACCGGGTGCCGGCCGCTCTATGGTTCCCAAGGGGGAAGCGCAGGAATCTGACGGCCACGCTGCTGGTCCACGCCGAGGGCAAGGCGGCGCTGGAGGCGCCGGGCGCATCCTGGGTTCAGCCACTTCTGGACCGTGGACACCTGGTGATGGCCATTGACGCCTTCAACACGGGCGCGGCCAAGGCCAGGCGGGACATGAGCGACCCGTTTTTCACCACCTACAATCGGACCGACGATTCCAATCGGGTTCAGGACATTCTGACGGCCGTCGCCTACCTCGAGCGCCGGCCGGATGTGGCCCAGGTGAACCTGGCGGGTGTGGGGAAGGGGGGACTGTGGAGTCTGCTGGCCCGGGCGCTTGCTCCGCAGCTCCACCGCACCCTGGTGGACGTGTCCAATTTCTCAAGCGAGGAGGACGGGGCCTATCTGGAGCATCTCTACGTTCCGGTGCTGAGGCGGGCGGGAGACTTCAAGACCGCCGCCATGCTGGCGCCGGCGACGCCACTGCTGATTCACAATGCGGGCGAGTCCTTCAATACCGATTGGTTTCGGCAGGCCTATGAGCTGGCCGGCAAGACCGATCTGTTGGAGATTGAGTCGGACGAACTCCCTCGGGAGCAGATCCTTTCCTGGCTGACCCAATCGGGCCCTTGA